One Anthonomus grandis grandis chromosome 13, icAntGran1.3, whole genome shotgun sequence DNA segment encodes these proteins:
- the LOC126743813 gene encoding mannose-P-dolichol utilization defect 1 protein homolog, which yields MAYDLFRQVSSIVFTPKCFDNYFLDFNFTDVPCFKTTLSKVLGLGLILGSILVKVPQIVKIIKSKSGEGINLFSVSLDLTAITIYMAYSFVNGFPFSSWGDTFFLAIQTVLIGSLVLYYSGKVAESILYLALYLVACFVLMGGVTPINVLWTLTSINIIIVVMGKLLQARTNYMNGHTGQLAAITLVMLFAGSLARIFTSIQETGDTIAILTYVASTAANAVLVIQLVYYWKATEQMKNKKKKE from the exons ATGGCTTATGATTTATTTCGCCAGGTTTCAAGCATAGTTTTCACCCCAAAATGctttgataattattttctcGACTTTAATTTTACTGATG TTCCTTGTTTTAAGACCACACTAAGCAAGGTTCTTGGCCTAGGATTGATTCTTGGTTCAATTCTAGTGAAAGTCCctcaaatagttaaaattattaaaagcaaaagtGGAGAGGGCATCAACTTGTTTAGTGTCAGTTTGGACCTTACGGCCATCACCATTTATATGGCCTACAGTTTTGTCAATGGTTTTCCATTCAGTTCTTGGGGAGACACATTCTTCTTAGCAATACAAACTGTTTTAATTGGTTCACTTGTGTTATACTATTCGGGGAAAGTAGCTGAATCCATTTTATATTTGGCACTTTATCTAGTAGCATGTTTTGTTCTTATGGGAGGAGTGACTCCTATAAATGTATTGTGGACATTAAcctcaataaatataattatagtaGTAATGGGGAAACTGTTACAAGCAAGAACGAACTATATGAATGGCCACACTGGACAGCTAGCGGCGATAACATTAGTGATGCTTTTCGCTGGATCTCTAGCAAGAATTTTTACTTCAATTCAGGAAACTGGAGATACTATAGCTATATTGACTTATGTGGCTAGCACTGCTGCTAATGCTGTCTTAGTGATACAGCTTGTGTATTACTGGAAAGCTACAGAACAAATGAAgaacaaaaagaagaaagaataa